The following proteins are co-located in the Xiphophorus maculatus strain JP 163 A chromosome 8, X_maculatus-5.0-male, whole genome shotgun sequence genome:
- the LOC111609580 gene encoding uncharacterized protein LOC111609580, with protein MSGEKNPEVVGCDASIMRNVWEIRMREFRQRMLLEQERLERSALPAINKQWADRMTAKMGKYKRVERKVTPSDIQPDDNIWKSKQPLVPQGVPLGRGPGSGGRPGIPAKSFSAQAPNLKNKKVQDKSFNKLQLLMSINKTQPSSLVWGKAWKFNKSLPSPAEGASPDWGQCWMFAPYQPRAEEGKPWPNEPNLVDPQSYHLWRKAFYKMVEPQALDLNLPADQWQTSWKRFEKIKKDSGEDEEEASKRGFFTSLVETQHQNEILCSSEWSDSWTSTKPGNERLLNATVADNKDMGREINPEWEECWRLLNHHGSNSFKLPRHQKPLSPEWASSWRAAADVFNNKQSSSQNQHHGFDNHSLERDGFHKITSPTRKRDLQVCDKFEAMSDWSKSWEIPKNNSKPCAEIDKVLKALPPKIDVEIQRVEKIPQVNYSTEKVDPRYEQLRRNVIHHTRRELPESKILLLKHLQKILPPSEWRDSWKVTKHRMRQERRRYKPDPVKPFRESEKGEDSKPNALEWKDSWKFTCRPLNQNPELWQQGWSTSTQVQVNWERHQSEISVEEFPKNGPTSERIWGESWKFSRHQHRSEPANAKDQVGKVKLNVPDNSREHESQAKSISDWQDAWMITETEMRHDKPSFAQWRESWKWSIYHTPHWTGLVSTDKWVDESSEIQRPKSIMSSERVKAKMNSSFDNKIFGQRYPEKEWSSSWRTKSLLSNQSSKSSSTQQQHPILSECGCKWGRSFRLANPTPQLDQPWIESSQNPGYYQVLWSSKNKIQNINKNKSNLNKVFASATLWANSYRFLQKPNDQLHTKGRSKVLSDQRVILPTKIKTRKQLYSGMEKEKQSERKWAGCHLLGKTQPRPKKGSGSDSKLMPEDSVYKKILEEWGESWRFFIRPENLKKQMSFKSISGWDESWKFLFPLY; from the exons ATGTCCGGTGAGAAGAACCCAGAGGTGGTGGGATGCGACGCCTCCATCATGAGGAACGTCTGGGAGATCCGGATGAGGGAGTTCAGACAGAGGATGCTGCTGGAGCAGGAGCGGCTGGAGAGGAGCGCGCTGCCCGC CATCAACAAGCAGTGGGCAGATCGTATGACTGCCAAGATGGGGAAATACAAAAGAGTGGAGAGGAAAGTTACACCTTCCGATATCCAACCAGACGACAACATCTGGAAGAGCAAGCAACCGCTGGTTCCTCAGGGAGTTCCTCTTGGCAGAGGTCCGGGTTCTGGTGGCAGACCAGGAATCCCGGCAAAAAGCTTTTCTGCTCAAGCCCCAAATCTCAAGAACAAAAAGGTGCAAGACAAGAGTTTCAACAAACTACAGCTACTCATGTCAATCAACAAAACTCAGCCGTCGTCTCTGGTGTGGGGCAAGGCTTGGAAGTTCAACAAGTCCTTACCgtcaccagcagagggcgcaaGTCCAGACTGGGGGCAGTGCTGGATGTTTGCTCCCTATCAACCTCGAGCCGAAGAAGGTAAGCCTTGGCCAAACGAGCCCAACCTGGTGGATCCACAAAGCTATCATCTCTGGAGAAAAGCCTTTTACAAGATGGTGGAACCACAGGCGCTAGACCTGAATCTGCCCGCTGACCAATGGCAGACATCCTGGAAAAGATTTGAGAAAATCAAGAAAGATTCCGgtgaagatgaagaggaagcCTCTAAACGTGGATTCTTCACTTCCCTGGTGGAAACCCAGCACCAAAATGAAATCTTGTGTTCATCAGAGTGGAGTGATTCCTGGACATCCACCAAGCCAGGCAACGAACGTTTATTGAATGCAACAGTTGCTGACAACAAAGATATGGGAAGAGAAATAAACCCAGAATGGGAGGAATGTTGGAGGCTTCTCAACCATCATGGCAGCAACAGCTTCAAGCTTCCTCGCCATCAGAAACCTCTCAGTCCAGAATGGGCCAGTTCATGGAGAGCAGCAGCCGACGTCTTCAACAACAAACAGAGTTCCTCTCAGAACCAACATCATGGCTTTGACAATCACAGCCTGGAGAGAGATGGTTTTCACAAAATCACCTCCCCAACTCGCAAGAGAGACCTTCAGGTCTGCGATAAATTTGAGGCGATGAGCGACTGGAGCAAGTCATGGGAGATACcgaagaacaactcaaaaccttGTGCGGAGATAGATAAAGTCCTCAAAGCCTTGCCGCCGAAGATAGATGTTGAGATTCAAAGGGTGGAAAAGATCCCTCAGGTCAATTACTCGACAGAGAAAGTAGATCCAAGGTACGAGCAACTAAGACGTAATGTGATACATCACACAAGGAGAGAACTCCCCGAGTCAAAGATACTTCTTCTGAAGCACCTGCAGAAAATACTTCCACCTTCTGAATGGAGGGATTCCTGGAAGGTAACAAAACACAGAATGAGACAGGAAAGGAGAAGGTACAAGCCGGATCCTGTGAAGCCTTTCAGAGAGTCTGAGAAAGGGGAAGATTCAAAGCCCAATGCCTTGGAGTGGAAAGACTCCTGGAAGTTTACCTGCCGGCCCCTGAATCAGAACCCTGAGCTGTGGCAACAAGGTTGGTCCACCTCAACGCAAGTCCAGGTGAACTGGGAGAGGCACCAGAGTGAGATTTCAGTGGAGGAATTCCCTAAAAATGGCCCAACAAGTGAAAGGATTTGGGGAGAATCCTGGAAGTTCTCAAGGCACCAGCATCGATCAGAACCTGCAAATGCCAAAGATCAAGTCGGCAAAGTGAAGTTGAATGTTCCTGATAACTCAAGAGAACATGAAAGTCAGGCCAAGTCCATATCAGATTGGCAAGATGCCTGGATGATCACAGAAACAGAGATGAGACACGATAAACCATCGTTTGCTCAGTGGAGGGAATCCTGGAAGTGGTCTATCTACCACACACCACACTGGACTGGACTGGTATCAACAGACAAGTGGGTGGATGAATCCAGTGAGATCCAACGCCCAAAAAGCATTATGTCCTCAGAAAGAGTGAAAGCTAAAATGAACAGCTCCTTTGACAACAAGATATTTGGCCAAAGATACCCTGAGAAAGAGTGGAGCTCCTCCTGGAGAACCAAATCACTTCTAAGCAATCAATCAAGCAAAAGTAGTTCAACTCAGCAGCAACATCCCATTCTGAGTGAGTGTGGATGTAAGTGGGGAAGATCTTTCAGACTTGCCAACCCAACGCCCCAACTGGATCAGCCCTGGATTGAGTCTTCCCAGAACCCTGGTTACTACCAGGTTTTATGGTCAAGCAAAAACAagatacaaaacataaataaaaataaatccaacctAAACAAAGTGTTTGCTTCTGCCACACTTTGGGCAAACTCCTACCGGTTCCTGCAGAAACCCAACGACCAGCTTCATACCAAAGGTAGATCCAAAGTACTCAGTGATCAAAGAGTGATTTTACCAACAAAGATCAAAACGAGGAAGCAGCTGTATTCTGGCATGGAGAAGGAGAAACAGTCCGAGAGGAAGTGGGCAGGATGCCACCTCCTGGGTAAAACCCAACCTCGTCCCAAGAAAGGCAGCGGTTCTGACAGTAAGCTCATGCCTGAAGACAGCGTCTATAAGAAGATCCTGGAGGAATGGGGAGAGTCTTGGAGATTCTTCATCCGtcctgaaaacctgaaaaaacagATGAGCTTTAAATCAATATCTGGTTGGGATGAATCCTGGAAGTTCCTCTTTCCGCTGtactga